From a region of the Bradyrhizobium diazoefficiens genome:
- a CDS encoding GNAT family N-acetyltransferase, translating into MAASVRDNKDRGRFELDVGSDIAFANYRLTPTAVIITHTETPRALRGRGIASELIKGALDLIRRDGRKVIGGCGFVVDYLDRHPEDADLVA; encoded by the coding sequence ATGGCCGCATCGGTACGGGACAACAAGGACAGGGGCCGCTTCGAGCTCGATGTCGGCAGCGACATCGCCTTCGCCAATTACCGGCTGACTCCGACGGCGGTCATCATTACCCACACCGAGACGCCGCGCGCGCTGCGCGGCCGCGGCATCGCCTCCGAGCTGATCAAGGGCGCGCTGGACTTGATCCGACGCGACGGCAGGAAGGTGATCGGCGGCTGCGGCTTCGTCGTCGACTATCTCGACCGGCATCCGGAGGACGCGGACCTGGTCGCCTGA
- a CDS encoding DUF3597 domain-containing protein, producing MSIFGKIMGAIFGSHPASAAPEGSAPSESAPAGAAPSGSAPSSAPAATVDVAAIVDKAAAAHKGEKLEWRTSIVDLMKALDIDSSLAARKDLARELGYSGDMNDSASMNVWLHKQVMSKLAANGGKLPPEIKH from the coding sequence ATGAGCATTTTCGGTAAAATCATGGGCGCGATCTTCGGCAGCCATCCGGCTTCCGCCGCACCCGAAGGCAGCGCACCCTCGGAGAGCGCGCCCGCAGGAGCCGCGCCAAGCGGATCGGCGCCGTCGTCCGCGCCGGCCGCAACGGTCGACGTGGCGGCGATCGTCGACAAGGCGGCGGCCGCGCACAAGGGCGAGAAGCTGGAATGGCGCACTTCGATCGTCGATCTCATGAAGGCGCTCGACATCGATTCCAGCCTCGCGGCGCGAAAGGACCTCGCCAGGGAGCTCGGCTACTCCGGCGACATGAACGACTCGGCCAGCATGAATGTCTGGCTGCACAAGCAGGTGATGTCGAAGCTCGCCGCCAATGGCGGCAAGCTGCCGCCGGAGATCAAGCACTGA